A single Actinomadura algeriensis DNA region contains:
- a CDS encoding DUF5682 family protein: protein MEGAARRPAPAARLMAVTFVGVRHHSPACARLVRETIERLRPAHVLVEGPADFTGRLDELLLGHEPPVAIFSYHRDGDRVGRCWTPFCGYSPEWIALHAGRAVGADVRFIDLPAWHPAFADRDNRYADAEKRYAEATGRLLREFAVDNTDILWDHLFEIGDEGGLAERLDAYFDLIRGEADAGADDAAREAYMARWIRAAEAAADGRPVVVVTGGFHTPALRALAATPGPDGDEGWPDVPEPPDGTDGGGFLVPYSFRRLDAFTGYQSGMPSPEYYERLWSDGPDGAAAALIESVVTRLRTRKQAVSTADLIAARTLTDGLTRLRGHRAPARTDLLDGLVAALVADDLDQRLPWTSRGPLGPGAHPAVVEMVAALSGERVGRLHPDTPAPPLVHHVAAELERLGLGKSGPLTVKLTQPRGLERSRALHRLRVLRIPGLVRESGPDSGADQVLEERWQIDTADPNGQREAALIEAGAYGPTLADAAAAVLDERGARAGNDVAGLAAVLFDAALCGCADQSGRVAESLAAGIGAASDVPALGAALDVVLGLWRHDRVLGTAGSPMFGSVIVECTDRLLWLLEGIRGGPAPADLGRLQAVAAVRDALLYASAPPSAGGLGLHADAARGVARRLAAAPDVPPDLRGAAFGLARVLGDTADTGRAVRGAAGPGVLGDWLAGLFALARQEVLDTGGGLLGVLDELVDGLGEHEFLVALPALRQAFEFFPPRERESIARGLLDARGLRGPARALLRPAAVDPLLVAAARELEERVGLALTAAGLADVPGPSPAEGQDA, encoded by the coding sequence GTGGAAGGCGCTGCACGCCGCCCGGCACCTGCTGCCCGGCTGATGGCGGTCACGTTCGTCGGGGTCCGGCACCACAGCCCCGCCTGCGCCCGCCTCGTCCGCGAGACGATCGAGCGGCTGCGGCCCGCGCACGTCCTGGTCGAGGGGCCCGCCGACTTCACCGGCCGGCTGGACGAGCTGCTGCTCGGCCACGAACCGCCCGTCGCGATCTTCAGCTACCACCGGGACGGCGACCGGGTCGGCCGGTGCTGGACGCCGTTCTGCGGCTACTCGCCGGAATGGATCGCGCTGCACGCGGGCCGCGCCGTCGGCGCCGACGTCCGGTTCATCGACCTGCCCGCCTGGCATCCCGCGTTCGCCGACCGCGACAACCGGTACGCCGACGCCGAGAAGCGGTACGCCGAGGCGACCGGGCGGCTGCTCCGCGAGTTCGCCGTCGACAACACCGACATCCTGTGGGACCACCTGTTCGAGATCGGCGACGAGGGCGGGCTCGCCGAGCGGCTCGACGCGTACTTCGACCTGATCCGCGGCGAGGCGGACGCCGGTGCGGACGACGCCGCCCGCGAGGCGTACATGGCGCGGTGGATCCGCGCCGCCGAAGCCGCCGCGGACGGCCGTCCCGTCGTCGTCGTGACCGGCGGGTTCCACACCCCGGCCCTGCGCGCCCTCGCCGCGACCCCGGGCCCGGACGGCGACGAGGGCTGGCCGGACGTCCCGGAACCGCCGGACGGGACGGACGGCGGCGGCTTCCTCGTCCCGTACTCGTTCCGGCGGCTCGACGCGTTCACCGGCTACCAGTCGGGCATGCCGTCGCCGGAGTACTACGAGCGGCTCTGGTCCGACGGCCCGGACGGCGCGGCCGCCGCGCTCATCGAGTCCGTCGTGACGCGGCTGCGGACGCGCAAGCAGGCCGTCTCCACCGCCGACCTGATCGCCGCCCGCACCCTCACCGACGGCCTCACCCGGCTGCGCGGCCACCGCGCGCCCGCCCGCACCGACCTGCTGGACGGGCTGGTCGCCGCGCTCGTCGCCGACGACCTCGACCAGCGGCTGCCGTGGACGTCGCGCGGCCCGCTCGGGCCGGGCGCCCACCCGGCCGTCGTGGAGATGGTCGCGGCGCTCAGCGGCGAGCGCGTCGGGCGGCTGCACCCCGACACGCCCGCGCCGCCGCTCGTCCACCACGTCGCGGCGGAACTGGAACGGCTCGGGCTCGGCAAGAGCGGCCCGCTCACCGTCAAGCTCACCCAGCCGCGCGGGCTGGAACGCAGCCGCGCCCTGCACCGGCTGCGCGTCCTGCGGATCCCCGGCCTCGTCCGCGAATCGGGCCCCGACAGCGGCGCCGACCAGGTGCTGGAGGAACGCTGGCAGATCGACACCGCCGACCCGAACGGGCAGCGCGAGGCCGCGCTGATCGAGGCCGGCGCGTACGGGCCGACGCTCGCCGACGCGGCCGCCGCCGTCCTGGACGAGCGCGGCGCCCGCGCGGGCAACGACGTGGCGGGCCTCGCGGCGGTGCTGTTCGACGCCGCGCTGTGCGGGTGCGCCGACCAGTCCGGCCGCGTCGCCGAGTCCCTCGCCGCCGGGATCGGCGCCGCGTCCGACGTGCCCGCGCTCGGCGCCGCGCTCGACGTCGTCCTCGGGCTGTGGCGGCACGACCGGGTGCTCGGCACCGCCGGAAGCCCCATGTTCGGCTCGGTGATCGTCGAGTGCACCGACCGGCTGCTGTGGCTGCTGGAAGGGATCCGCGGCGGCCCCGCGCCCGCCGACCTCGGCCGGCTGCAGGCCGTCGCCGCCGTCCGGGACGCGCTGCTGTACGCGTCCGCGCCGCCGTCCGCCGGGGGCCTCGGCCTGCACGCGGACGCGGCGCGCGGCGTCGCCCGGCGGCTCGCCGCCGCCCCGGACGTCCCGCCCGACCTGCGCGGCGCCGCGTTCGGCCTCGCCCGCGTCCTCGGCGACACCGCCGACACGGGCCGCGCGGTGCGGGGCGCCGCCGGGCCCGGCGTGCTCGGCGACTGGCTCGCCGGGCTGTTCGCGCTCGCCCGCCAGGAGGTCCTGGACACCGGCGGCGGGCTCCTCGGCGTGCTGGACGAACTCGTCGACGGTCTCGGCGAGCACGAGTTCCTCGTCGCGCTGCCCGCGCTGCGGCAGGCGTTCGAGTTCTTCCCGCCCCGCGAGCGGGAGTCGATCGCGCGGGGCCTGCTGGACGCCCGCGGCCTGCGGGGCCCCGCCCGCGCCCTGCTGCGGCCCGCCGCCGTCGACCCGCTGCTGGTCGCCGCGGCCCGCGAGCTGGAGGAACGCGTGGGCCTGGCCCTCACCGCCGCGGGCCTCGCGGACGTCCCCGGACCGAGCCCCGCGGAAGGACAGGACGCATGA
- a CDS encoding VWA domain-containing protein — translation MTSPDLERWRLILGAPADPVTGCPSGDGAARDAALDWLYGRDPDLAQRGVRRGGGGGGDGDGDSSGDRTGGSGPSQLTTVDWLDEVHRLFPKETIERIERDAVERYEIHDVVTDPAVLERIEPDPTLLKAVLRTKHLMNDEVLALARRIVEQVVRELMEKLVTEVRQAFHGTRSRRPSRIKHSRNFDFHRTIRANLAHYRPDERRLYIEEPKFLSRTRKHVEQWQLILLVDQSGSMAGSVIHSAVTAACLWGLPGLKTHLIAFDTSVVDLTEDVTDPVELLMKVQLGGGTDIARAVAYGAGLVDNPRRAIVAVVSDFYEGGDPARLVRDVRKLCEQGTHVLGLAALDEDANPDYDRDLARRLAGAGAHMGAMTPGELAEFVAERIGR, via the coding sequence ATGACCTCCCCCGACCTGGAACGCTGGCGGCTGATCCTCGGCGCGCCCGCCGACCCCGTCACCGGCTGCCCGTCCGGCGACGGCGCCGCCCGCGACGCCGCCCTCGACTGGCTCTACGGGCGCGACCCGGACCTCGCGCAGCGCGGCGTCCGGCGCGGCGGCGGGGGCGGCGGCGACGGTGACGGCGACTCGAGCGGCGACCGCACCGGCGGCAGCGGCCCGTCCCAGCTCACCACCGTCGACTGGCTCGACGAGGTGCACCGGCTGTTCCCGAAGGAGACGATCGAGCGGATCGAGCGCGACGCCGTCGAACGCTACGAGATCCACGACGTCGTCACCGACCCGGCCGTCCTGGAGCGCATCGAACCCGACCCGACGCTGCTGAAGGCCGTCCTGCGCACCAAGCACCTCATGAACGACGAGGTGCTCGCCCTCGCCCGCCGCATCGTCGAGCAGGTCGTGCGGGAACTGATGGAGAAACTCGTCACCGAGGTGCGGCAGGCGTTCCACGGCACCCGGTCGCGGCGCCCCAGCCGCATCAAGCACTCCCGCAACTTCGACTTCCATCGGACGATCCGCGCGAACCTCGCCCACTACCGTCCCGACGAGCGGCGCCTCTACATCGAGGAGCCCAAGTTCCTGTCCCGCACCCGCAAGCACGTCGAGCAGTGGCAGCTGATCCTGCTGGTCGACCAGTCCGGCTCGATGGCCGGGTCGGTCATCCACTCGGCCGTCACCGCCGCGTGCCTGTGGGGGCTGCCCGGCCTGAAGACGCACCTGATCGCGTTCGACACCTCCGTCGTCGACCTCACCGAAGACGTCACCGACCCCGTCGAACTCCTCATGAAGGTGCAGCTCGGCGGCGGCACCGACATCGCCCGCGCGGTCGCCTACGGCGCCGGGCTGGTGGACAACCCGCGCCGCGCGATCGTCGCGGTCGTCTCCGACTTCTACGAGGGCGGCGACCCGGCGCGGCTCGTCCGGGACGTGCGCAAGCTGTGCGAGCAGGGCACCCACGTGCTGGGGCTCGCCGCGCTCGACGAGGACGCCAACCCCGACTACGACCGGGACCTCGCCCGGCGCCTCGCCGGCGCCGGCGCGCACATGGGCGCGATGACGCCCGGGGAGCTCGCCGAGTTCGTCGCCGAAAGGATCGGCCGATGA
- a CDS encoding AAA family ATPase, which yields MTKDTGKDTTDYQRPPAEVRYAAELEKLAQDDTAPKPPGWALSLTAARRFIVGDDRLGVTRKFVGDTALIDRALVTLATSRGLMLVGEPGTAKSLLSELIAAAVSSTSTLTIQGGAATTEDQIKYSWNYALLVSEGPSTRSLVPAPLLDGMAQGRVVRFEEITRCPLEVQDSLLSPLSDRVMAIPELTGPEAMVFARDGFNVIATANTRDRGVNEMSAALKRRFNFETVFPIADFATELDLVEAEAARLLERSGVQAPPRRDVLEVLVTTFRELRAGTTEEGRSLDRPQAVMSTAEAVSVAHAVGVRGWFLRGEPGGAADIVECLAGTAAKDSADDLTRLRRYLEQQASRRKGEQWKALHAARHLLPG from the coding sequence ATGACGAAAGACACCGGCAAGGACACCACCGACTACCAGCGGCCGCCCGCCGAGGTCCGGTACGCGGCAGAGCTGGAGAAGCTCGCGCAGGACGACACCGCGCCGAAGCCGCCCGGGTGGGCGCTGAGCCTGACGGCCGCGCGCCGGTTCATCGTCGGCGACGACCGGCTCGGCGTCACCCGCAAGTTCGTCGGCGACACCGCGCTGATCGACCGGGCGCTGGTGACGCTCGCGACCAGCCGCGGGCTGATGCTGGTCGGCGAGCCCGGCACCGCCAAGTCGCTGCTGTCGGAGCTGATCGCGGCGGCGGTGAGCAGCACGTCCACGCTGACGATCCAGGGCGGCGCCGCCACCACCGAAGACCAGATCAAGTACTCGTGGAACTACGCGCTGCTGGTGTCGGAGGGGCCCTCCACCCGGTCGCTGGTGCCCGCGCCGCTGCTCGACGGGATGGCGCAGGGCCGCGTCGTCCGGTTCGAGGAGATCACCCGCTGCCCCCTCGAGGTGCAGGACTCGCTGCTGTCCCCGCTGTCGGACCGCGTCATGGCGATCCCGGAGCTGACCGGCCCGGAGGCGATGGTGTTCGCCCGCGACGGCTTCAACGTGATCGCCACCGCGAACACCCGCGACCGGGGCGTCAACGAGATGAGCGCGGCGCTCAAGCGCCGGTTCAACTTCGAGACGGTGTTCCCGATCGCCGACTTCGCCACCGAGCTCGACCTCGTCGAGGCGGAGGCGGCGCGGCTGCTGGAGCGCAGCGGCGTCCAGGCCCCGCCGCGCCGGGACGTCCTGGAGGTGCTCGTCACGACGTTCCGCGAGCTGCGCGCCGGCACCACCGAGGAGGGCCGGTCGCTGGACCGGCCGCAGGCGGTGATGAGCACGGCCGAGGCGGTGTCGGTCGCGCACGCCGTCGGGGTGCGCGGCTGGTTCCTGCGCGGCGAGCCGGGCGGCGCCGCCGACATCGTGGAGTGCCTCGCCGGGACCGCCGCCAAGGACAGCGCCGACGACCTCACCCGGCTGCGCCGCTACCTGGAGCAGCAGGCGTCCCGCCGCAAGGGCGAGCAGTGGAAGGCGCTGCACGCCGCCCGGCACCTGCTGCCCGGCTGA
- a CDS encoding MBL fold metallo-hydrolase, with product MSDAPGREGPGEPRLQEVSDGIFAYVQPDGTWWINNTGFVAGSRGVTSVDACSTVRRTRAYLDAIASVTPRPVRTLVNTHHHGDHTFGNHLFAGATVVGHERTRDGVLAWGKPFDEPFWTKVDWGDVELEPPFLTYTDGVTLWADELRCEVRYVGTAGHTTNDSIVWIPERRVLFSGDLLFNGGTPFVLQGSVAGLIEVLEDVVAPLDAATIVPGHGPVAGPELIGDVLGYLRFLQGVAAEAKPAGLSPLEAARETDLGPYAGLTDPERIVGNLYRAYAELDGLERGGDIDAVSALTDMVAYNGGRPLTCSA from the coding sequence ATGAGCGACGCACCCGGACGTGAAGGGCCGGGCGAGCCCCGGCTGCAGGAGGTCTCCGACGGGATCTTCGCCTACGTCCAGCCGGACGGCACCTGGTGGATCAACAACACCGGCTTCGTCGCCGGTTCGCGGGGCGTGACGAGCGTGGACGCGTGCTCGACCGTGCGGCGCACCCGCGCGTACCTGGACGCGATCGCGTCGGTGACGCCGCGTCCCGTCCGGACGCTGGTGAACACCCACCACCACGGCGACCACACCTTCGGCAACCACCTGTTCGCGGGCGCGACCGTCGTCGGCCACGAACGCACCCGCGACGGAGTGCTGGCGTGGGGGAAGCCGTTCGACGAGCCGTTCTGGACGAAGGTCGACTGGGGCGACGTCGAACTGGAACCGCCGTTCCTCACCTACACCGACGGCGTGACCCTGTGGGCGGACGAGCTGCGCTGCGAGGTCCGGTACGTGGGGACCGCCGGGCACACGACGAACGACTCGATCGTGTGGATCCCGGAGCGGCGCGTGCTGTTCAGCGGCGACCTGCTGTTCAACGGCGGCACCCCGTTCGTCCTGCAGGGGTCGGTGGCGGGGCTGATCGAGGTGCTGGAGGACGTCGTCGCGCCACTGGACGCGGCGACGATCGTCCCCGGGCACGGTCCCGTCGCGGGCCCCGAGCTGATCGGCGACGTCCTGGGCTACCTGCGGTTCCTGCAGGGCGTCGCGGCGGAGGCCAAGCCCGCCGGGCTGTCGCCGCTGGAGGCCGCGCGGGAGACCGACCTCGGCCCGTACGCGGGCCTCACCGATCCCGAACGCATCGTCGGCAACCTGTACCGCGCCTACGCCGAACTGGACGGCCTCGAACGCGGCGGCGACATCGACGCGGTGTCGGCCCTCACCGACATGGTCGCCTACAACGGCGGACGCCCGTTGACCTGCTCCGCGTGA
- a CDS encoding DUF4132 domain-containing protein → MNEQSPELPDETVLALPDAWLRALHPRRGGVPVPVAQPVRTAPRRARELVDEHAAGIGSLTAGGYGDPALADAARRYLAGKADPAGAAAVALVSAGTRPESRRASRAIFDAWIVEHGLAFAACALVELGRTSLDRERPGDRIGAVHLPGGESPRIDGALRQRARALLAAAGDGEYDEAVRRLEGHRATVATRALVAYLVPTRQDWVAESCAEVEAGKDMRNLRWLTLYSIGEPLGPEWFASPLARLRYDEAHPSLLATLIDGVGAGVLPYLLDTARETNLSRADHRNLFDAVGLLPTDEAFRALLDRRDGEHARRALLAAMRRFPVRALRLLAAADARGLPGDLLVEHVRAHPRTVEEVLPALPAEVRTVVERVAASQARVPDAPPAAVPDALADPVWRRPAVKPVMAGLEPSATRATEWRDGEREEWLATETPRIPVPADPHWERLAESCRSGSNSLEEAQLLLHGPENLLRPFLAGWSGYFGDDGRAHMRVLVARHGREVYDAATRLADLEPALNGDVLLPFLDAATAARACGWAVRRAPVDEAGLAWLDRHGTGAVPFLVPEALGGKVRPRRAAETGLRRIAARCGVDEVVAAAPPRTREAIRTLLAAHPAETGLVAVGEPGDWADPAVLPQVLLRGRERALPAGATRALLELLTLPASATADAIGGVRDACDPESVAAFGLAVFDRWLAAGGESKQVWALDQLGVTGDDGTVRRLAPLVRAWGDGGGVARAVHGLDALAGIGSDAAMGALYEIALKTKSSKLWKEARRKFDRAAADRGLTPERFADRLVPDFGLDAAGSMVLDYGPRRFTVGFDEWLKPFVADESGRPRKSLPKPGAKDDPGRAPAAHAAFTTLKREVRAVATDQCRRLQRAMTAGRRWEAAEFRDHVAGHPLVRHLARRLVWTAHDGAATAVFRVAEDGTFADVRDDAFTVADSARIGLPHPLRLGAEAVAAWSEVFADYEILQPFPQLGRPVIVLTERERDGDRLERFAGVRLTEADVLALWRRGWNTDSRSRFERTIAGVHRVHAEVESRGDDQIIGTVRLGGGARTFGELDPVLLSETLTALTGPSG, encoded by the coding sequence GTGAACGAGCAGTCCCCCGAACTCCCCGACGAGACCGTCCTCGCGCTCCCGGACGCGTGGCTCCGGGCGCTGCATCCGCGGCGCGGCGGCGTCCCCGTCCCGGTCGCGCAGCCGGTGCGGACGGCGCCGCGCAGGGCCCGGGAGCTGGTGGACGAGCACGCCGCCGGGATCGGGTCGCTGACGGCCGGCGGGTACGGGGACCCCGCGCTCGCGGACGCGGCGCGCCGGTACCTGGCCGGGAAGGCGGACCCGGCGGGGGCGGCGGCGGTCGCCCTGGTGAGCGCCGGTACCCGGCCGGAGTCGCGGCGGGCGTCCAGGGCGATCTTCGACGCGTGGATCGTCGAGCACGGGCTCGCGTTCGCCGCCTGCGCGCTCGTCGAGCTGGGCCGCACGAGCCTCGACCGGGAACGGCCGGGAGACCGCATCGGGGCCGTTCACCTTCCGGGCGGGGAATCTCCCCGCATCGACGGGGCGCTCCGGCAGCGGGCCCGGGCGCTGCTGGCGGCCGCCGGAGACGGCGAGTACGACGAGGCCGTGCGCCGCCTGGAGGGCCACCGCGCGACCGTGGCGACGCGGGCGCTGGTCGCCTACCTGGTTCCGACCAGGCAGGACTGGGTGGCCGAGTCGTGCGCGGAGGTCGAGGCCGGTAAGGACATGCGCAACCTCAGGTGGCTGACGCTGTACTCCATCGGCGAGCCGCTCGGCCCCGAGTGGTTCGCGAGCCCGCTCGCCCGCCTGCGCTACGACGAAGCGCACCCGAGCCTGCTCGCCACGCTGATCGACGGCGTCGGCGCGGGCGTCCTCCCGTACCTCCTCGACACCGCCCGGGAGACGAACCTCAGCAGGGCGGACCACCGCAACCTGTTCGACGCGGTCGGCCTGCTGCCCACCGACGAGGCGTTCCGGGCGCTGCTGGACCGGCGGGACGGCGAGCACGCGCGGCGCGCGCTCCTCGCGGCGATGCGGCGGTTCCCGGTGCGGGCGCTGCGGCTGCTCGCGGCGGCCGACGCCCGGGGCCTGCCGGGCGACCTGCTGGTCGAGCACGTCCGGGCGCACCCCCGGACGGTCGAGGAGGTGCTCCCCGCGCTGCCGGCGGAGGTCCGCACGGTCGTGGAGCGGGTGGCGGCGTCGCAGGCCCGGGTGCCGGACGCGCCGCCCGCAGCCGTCCCGGACGCCCTGGCCGACCCCGTCTGGAGGCGCCCGGCCGTCAAGCCGGTCATGGCGGGGCTGGAACCGTCCGCGACCAGGGCGACGGAGTGGCGCGACGGCGAGCGGGAGGAGTGGCTCGCCACGGAGACGCCCCGGATCCCGGTCCCGGCCGATCCCCACTGGGAGAGACTCGCCGAGTCGTGCCGCAGCGGCTCGAACTCGCTGGAGGAGGCCCAGCTTCTCCTGCACGGGCCGGAAAATCTGCTCCGCCCGTTCCTCGCCGGCTGGAGCGGCTACTTCGGCGACGACGGACGCGCGCACATGCGCGTCCTCGTCGCCCGCCACGGCCGCGAGGTGTACGACGCCGCGACCCGGCTCGCCGACCTGGAACCCGCCCTCAACGGCGACGTGCTGCTGCCGTTCCTGGACGCCGCGACGGCGGCGCGGGCGTGCGGCTGGGCCGTCCGGCGCGCGCCCGTGGACGAGGCGGGACTCGCGTGGCTCGACCGGCACGGCACGGGCGCGGTGCCGTTCCTCGTCCCCGAGGCGCTCGGCGGGAAGGTCCGGCCGCGCCGCGCCGCCGAGACCGGGCTGCGCCGCATCGCCGCACGATGCGGCGTGGACGAGGTCGTGGCGGCCGCCCCGCCGCGGACGCGCGAGGCGATCCGGACGCTGCTGGCCGCGCACCCGGCGGAGACCGGGCTCGTCGCGGTCGGCGAGCCCGGCGACTGGGCCGACCCGGCCGTGCTCCCGCAGGTCCTCCTGCGCGGCCGTGAGCGCGCCCTGCCCGCCGGGGCGACGCGGGCGCTCCTGGAGCTGCTGACGCTGCCCGCGTCCGCCACCGCGGACGCGATCGGCGGGGTGCGGGACGCGTGCGACCCCGAGTCCGTGGCCGCGTTCGGCCTGGCGGTGTTCGACCGGTGGCTGGCGGCGGGCGGCGAGTCGAAGCAGGTGTGGGCGCTGGACCAGCTCGGCGTGACCGGCGACGACGGCACCGTCCGTAGGCTCGCGCCGCTCGTCCGCGCCTGGGGCGACGGCGGCGGCGTCGCCCGCGCGGTGCACGGGCTGGACGCGCTCGCCGGCATCGGCTCCGACGCGGCGATGGGCGCGCTCTACGAGATCGCGCTGAAGACGAAGTCGTCCAAGCTGTGGAAGGAGGCGCGGCGCAAGTTCGACCGCGCCGCCGCCGACCGCGGGCTGACCCCCGAGCGGTTCGCCGACCGGCTCGTCCCCGACTTCGGCCTGGACGCCGCCGGGAGCATGGTCCTCGACTACGGGCCGCGCCGGTTCACGGTCGGGTTCGACGAGTGGCTCAAGCCCTTCGTGGCCGACGAGTCCGGCAGGCCGCGCAAGTCGCTGCCGAAACCGGGCGCCAAGGACGACCCGGGCCGCGCGCCCGCCGCGCACGCCGCCTTCACGACCCTGAAACGTGAGGTCCGCGCCGTCGCGACCGACCAGTGCCGCCGCCTGCAGAGGGCGATGACGGCGGGGCGCCGCTGGGAGGCCGCCGAGTTCCGCGACCACGTCGCCGGTCACCCGCTCGTCCGGCACCTGGCGCGCCGCCTCGTCTGGACGGCGCACGACGGCGCCGCGACGGCGGTGTTCCGGGTGGCCGAGGACGGCACGTTCGCCGACGTCCGCGACGACGCGTTCACCGTCGCCGATTCGGCGCGGATCGGGCTCCCGCACCCGCTGCGCCTGGGCGCCGAGGCCGTGGCCGCGTGGTCGGAGGTGTTCGCCGACTACGAGATCCTGCAGCCGTTCCCGCAGCTCGGCCGTCCCGTCATCGTCCTGACCGAACGGGAGCGCGACGGCGACCGGCTGGAGCGGTTCGCGGGCGTCCGGCTGACGGAGGCCGACGTGCTCGCGCTGTGGCGGCGCGGCTGGAACACCGACTCCCGCTCCAGGTTCGAGCGGACCATCGCGGGCGTCCACCGCGTCCACGCCGAGGTCGAGAGCCGGGGCGACGACCAGATCATCGGGACCGTCCGGCTCGGCGGCGGTGCGCGGACGTTCGGCGAGCTCGACCCCGTCCTGCTGTCGGAGACCCTCACCGCGCTGACCGGCCCCTCCGGATGA
- a CDS encoding YciI family protein — protein MKYMLIWRATDEAFEQMGNVDFTEMLATVGRFNEELIKAGVLLAAEGLDDAAEGVVVDHSSETPVVTDGPYGETKELFGGFYILSVASKEEAVEWAKRAPITGPGFKTEIRRVTTIDEFPQDNEWIQKERAWRESTGQL, from the coding sequence ATGAAGTACATGCTGATCTGGCGCGCGACCGATGAGGCGTTCGAGCAGATGGGGAACGTCGATTTCACGGAGATGCTGGCGACGGTGGGGCGGTTCAACGAGGAGCTGATCAAGGCCGGGGTGCTGCTGGCGGCGGAGGGTCTGGACGACGCCGCCGAGGGCGTCGTGGTCGATCACTCGTCGGAGACGCCGGTGGTGACCGATGGTCCGTACGGGGAGACCAAGGAGCTGTTCGGCGGGTTCTACATCCTGAGCGTGGCCTCGAAGGAGGAGGCGGTGGAGTGGGCCAAGCGGGCGCCGATCACCGGGCCGGGGTTCAAGACCGAGATCCGCCGGGTCACCACGATCGACGAGTTCCCGCAGGACAACGAGTGGATCCAGAAGGAGCGGGCCTGGCGCGAGTCCACCGGCCAGCTCTGA